A genomic region of uncultured Fusobacterium sp. contains the following coding sequences:
- the prfA gene encoding peptide chain release factor 1 translates to MFAKLEEVVKRFNELNEMLGSQEVLADPKKMMECNKALSDITPIVEKYKEYKRTMEDLEFIKENLKTEKDPDMREMMHEELKEIEEAVPEFEKELKILLLPKDKNDDKNVIVEIRGGAGGDEAALFAGDLFRMYCRYAERRKWKIEIIEKQEMGIGGIKEAVFSINGLGAYSRLKFESGVHRVQRVPETESAGRVHTSTATVAVLPEVEDVKEVKIDPKDLKIDTYRSGGAGGQHVNMTDSAVRITHLPTGIVVQCQDERSQLKNREKAMKHLVSKLFEMECEKQRSQVESERRLQVGTGDRSEKIRTYNFPQGRITDHRIKFTVYQLEAFLDGDIDEMIDALITFNQAEMLSSESDL, encoded by the coding sequence CTGACCCTAAAAAAATGATGGAATGTAACAAAGCTTTATCTGACATAACTCCAATAGTTGAAAAATATAAAGAGTATAAAAGAACTATGGAAGATTTAGAGTTTATCAAAGAAAACTTAAAAACTGAAAAAGATCCTGACATGAGAGAGATGATGCATGAGGAACTTAAAGAGATTGAGGAAGCTGTTCCAGAATTTGAAAAGGAATTAAAAATTCTTTTACTTCCTAAAGATAAAAATGATGACAAAAACGTTATTGTAGAGATCAGAGGTGGAGCTGGAGGAGATGAAGCTGCTCTATTTGCTGGAGATCTATTTAGAATGTACTGTAGATATGCAGAAAGAAGAAAATGGAAAATTGAAATTATTGAAAAACAAGAGATGGGAATTGGTGGAATCAAAGAGGCTGTATTCAGTATCAATGGTTTAGGAGCTTACTCAAGATTAAAATTTGAATCTGGAGTTCACAGAGTACAAAGAGTTCCTGAAACTGAATCTGCTGGAAGAGTTCACACTTCAACAGCTACTGTTGCTGTTCTTCCAGAAGTTGAAGATGTAAAAGAAGTTAAAATCGATCCAAAAGATTTAAAAATTGACACATATAGATCAGGAGGAGCTGGAGGGCAACACGTTAACATGACTGACTCTGCAGTTAGAATTACTCACTTACCTACTGGTATTGTTGTTCAATGTCAAGATGAAAGATCACAATTAAAAAATAGAGAAAAAGCTATGAAACACCTTGTTTCAAAACTATTTGAAATGGAATGTGAAAAACAAAGAAGTCAAGTTGAAAGCGAAAGAAGACTTCAAGTAGGTACAGGAGATAGATCAGAAAAAATAAGAACATATAACTTCCCACAAGGAAGAATTACAGATCATAGAATTAAATTCACAGTATATCAACTTGAAGCATTCTTAGATGGAGATATTGATGAGATGATCGATGCTCTAATCACATTTAACCAAGCTGAAATGCTTTCAAGTGAGTCTGATCTATAA